AGAAGGCCGATCACATCCTTGCACTCGACATGTCCAACATCAATTTTACAATGCATCCGTATCCCGTGATTCTGAACTGGGGTGCGATTGAGCAGCGCGGAGACACATGGCGTCACTACATCGACGGGATCACGCCACTCATCAGCGAGCAAATGCACGAACTGGACAAGGAACGTGTCGCAATTGGCGCGGCCTGCGGTTTTAAGCTTGATGGTTTTCTTGAGCTGATGAAGATGTATTACGGCGACAATAGCAGCAAGAATATTTTCGAGTATGTGCACAGCCCTGAGACGCCGTATTCTGATCTCGTTGGTCAGAGCGTTCGTAGCCGTTATATTACAGAAGACGTGCCGGGGGTCATCATGCCGATCGCCTGCATTGCGCGCAAGGCAGGAACGAGGTCACCGAGGGCGGACTTGATTGTTAACTTCTGCTCGCAGCTGCATGGTACCGATTACTGGCATCAAGGCACAACGCTCGAGTCTATAGGCATTGCCGACAAGTCTATCGACGAAATCATCAATATGCTGGCATAGGCTAATTCCGCAGGTTCTGCGCTTGTTTCAAATCTGAAATAATTTTCCAATTCAAGCGTATGGTACCTGAGGAAGCATGTGGGCGTCGGAAAACATATATTTGGGGTTTCGTCATTTTTGCAGCTCAGGGGTTTTGTGTCCATTATTCTATCCTGCTGCGACTTTCATGGGCTTAAAAATAGAAGAGCGTTCACGACATAAGGAGGGGAAACATGAAAAGTATGACAATTGTTCGAGCAAAATGGATTCGTGGGCTTGACCATGTCATTGATGCGGTTATTGTCATCGCTCTGCTCGCGGTTACGGCGCTCATGTTTGTCCAGGTTGTTATGAGATATGTTCTGCGCTCGCCGCTTATGGGCATCGAAGAGCTTAACAACTTTCCAACGACATGGTTGTACTTGATGGCCGCCGTGAAAGCCTCTTCCGAAAAGGGGCAGCTTGTTGCGAGAGTACTAGAGATCTTTTGCAAGAGGGTACGTAGTATTTACGCTATTCGTATCATTGCCTCTATTGCTTCGACAGTTATCCTGTGCTGGCTCACGTGGTGGGGCTGGGATTACCTCAAGTATGCTCTCCGCGTCGGTAAAAAGACGGATATCCTATTTATCCCAATGATCTACTATGAAGTGACGGTATTCATTGCGTTTACTCTTATGCTGTTCTATACAATCGTCGAAATGTGGGAGTGCGTTCAGCAGTATCGGATGACGCCTACGGACGCCCTTATCTCGAAACATCAGGAGGTGGCCTAAATGGACGGCGTGACTCTTTCGATTATTTCCCTTTTAATCCTGATGGTCCTGCTGTCTTTGGGCGTGCCGATCGCATTTTGTTTTAGCGGAGCGTTGTTGTTCATGGTTACATTTGGTGATATCTCGATGAAGGGTATGATGATGTGGGGGCTCCAGCAGATTTTAAGCCCGTCGTTGCTGTGTGTGCCGCTGTTCATCTATGCAGGCTCGCTAATGAGCGGGTCAGGCATAGCAAAATACCTGCTCGACTTCGTTGATGTTTTCGTTGGCCGCGTCAAGGGCGGTCTCGGCATCGTTGCGATTGTTACTTGCGGCATCATGGGCGCCATTTCCGGCAGCGCATTCACTGGTCTTGCCGCGACGGGTAGCATGTTGATTCCCGAGATGGTGAAGCGAGGTTATCCACGCTCTTGCGCTACGGCGCTGATTACAGCTTCGTCGATTCTCGGCACGCTGATCCCACCCTCAACACCAATGATCATCTTCGGTTGGGTTACTAACACGAACGTCCTTGCCTGTTTCCTGTCTACTGTAGGCCCCGGAATCCTGACAATCATCATTTTCTGTGCAATCAACATGCTTATCTGTCACAATCTTGATATGAAGCTTCTTCCTCCGCTTTCTAAACAAGAGAAACGTCATCAAATTATCAGCAAAGGCTGGAAGGCTCTGCCGGCCATTCTAATGCCCCTTATTATTCTCGGCGGCATCTACTCCGGCGCGACGACGCCAACCGAAGCGGCGGCCGTCGCTACAGTTTACTGCTTCCCTGTCGGTTTTTTGATTTACAAGGGGTTGAAACCAAAGAATACATTCCAAATCACAAAGGACTCTGCTGTATCGGCGGGCACAATCATGGTCATGATCATGTGTTCGATGATGTTGAGCCAGACGTATGTTAGGCTTCAGGCTCCTCAGGCCATCATGGGGTCAATTTTCGGCATCACGCAGAACAAGTTTCTGATACTTCTCCTCATCAATGCCCTGTTGCTCTTTGTTGGCATGATTGTCAATGACACGACAGGCATCATTCTTGTAGCGCCGTTGCTCCAGCCGCTGGCGACGTCAATCGGTATCCACCCCGTGCATTACGCGGCTATCTTTGGCGTCAACCTCGGCATTGGCTGCCTGACCCCGCCTTACGCCTCGTTGTTGTATCTCGGCATGCGCGTCGGCAAGGTTGAGTTTTCTGATATCCTGCCGTACGTCTGTCTATTCCTGCTAGGCTACCTGCCGGTTATGCTTGCTACGACCTACTGGCCGGCTCTGTCCCTTTTCCTCCCGCGTGTTTTTGGCTACGTGTAAAAAAAGCTGTCGCGAGGCACGTTTTTCTTGTCCTCGTAACGTCGGGATGTTCAGTTCCAGTATTTTTACTGGCTTCAATGTACTGTGCGTAGCGCACATATTCTATTTTTGTTGAGGAGGGGTTTACATGAAAAAGTTGAACGTTCTGTTTGCTGCTTTCGCTGTTTTCTACATGGGTACAGCCGCAGTTGCCGCGCCGTGGAAGCTAGCCACGATTCGTCCCGAAGGCTCAGCGATTGATGTCGCGGTTCATAAGTTTGTTGATGACGTGAAGAAGGGCACCGACGGCCGCATTGACATCCAGATTTATCCGAACAGCGTTCTCGGCGACTACACGACAGTGCAGGAGCTTGTCTCTCTCGGCTCGGTCGAGATGCAGTGTGGTTCCATGAGCTGGCAGGTCGACAAACGTCTGTCCGCCTTCATTCAACCTTACCTTGTCAAAGACTGGGAGACAGCGAAGAAGAACTACAGCAAGGGAGCAAAGTTCACAGCTTTCTGCGAAGAGATTCTCGAGAAACAGAATGTTAAGGTCCTTGCCTATTGGCCGATTTACTTTGGCGGTATCGCTCTGACCAAAGATGTCGCCAATCCGCTTGATACCGAGAAGAAGAACCTGAAGGTTCGTGTGCCGAGCACGAAGCAGTGGGAAGCGCTTGCTGACGCCTTTGGTTTTCAGGCCACGCCACTTCCATTCTCTGAGTTCTTTACTGCGGCTCAGACTGGCATGGTTGAGGGCATCTTCGGTGCCGGTGCTGAAAACCACTACGTGAACTTCAAGGACATAATGAAGGCTGAGATTCCCATCAACACGCACTTTGAGTGTTGGCCGCTCATCATTAACAAGGAGCTGTACGACGGACTGTCCGATGCTGATCGTGCCACTCTTGACAAGGCTGCTGCGGACTTCGAAGCTGAACGTTGGGGCGCTGCCCCGCCTGAGACTGAAAGCTATCTCAAGAAGCTTGAAGAAAAAGGCATTAAAGTTTACCGTCCGACGCCCGAACAGCTTGAGCACTTTTCCGAGGTCGGACGCAAAGCGACATTTCCTGTTCTTGAGCAGATCTGTGGCAAGAAGGGCTATGAAGAAATCCTTGCAACGATCGTTGACTAACATCTTTTTATCTGAATTGAATTGTTGATGAAATCGAGATTCATTAAGAATAAGCGCGCTCTCAAATTGAGGGCGCGCTCCTAGAAAACAACGTGTTGATTAGTGCGTTTATTGTTCTTGTGTCTCTTCTGTTGCAGGAGCGTGCTTGTACCCCTTTTTCCAGAAGACCTCGACGTGCTTCACCATGACGCGGCGGGCCAGAGATGGATCGCCGGACTTGATCGCCTCAAGAACTTTCCAGTGCTCCTTGCGGTCTTCTCGTGGCAACATCTTGAAGTTCACTTCTTTCTGGCGCTTGATTTCACCGTTCAGTGAGTCGATCATGCGCGTCAGGTACGGATTGTCGGCCAGCCGGGCAATCGCGGCGTGAAACTTCATATGTGCCACGTTAAGTGCGGCGTCCCCGTCCTCTTCTCCTTCGCGGAGGATCGCTTCAAGTTGCTGAATCTGTTGTGGCGTGGCACGCTGTACGCACCAGTACGCGGCCTGTCCCTCAATAAGCTTGCGGACCTCAATGAGCTTCGCGTAAGCACTGTCGTCGAAGTCGTCAGCTTCAGGGGCATCAAGTACGTGGAGTAGAAATGTGCCTCGCCCGGGTTTTGATTCGACGATGCCAGCGTAAGCCAGAGCTTTAAGTGCCTCGCGGATGCTGCTGCGGCTCACATTGAACTGCTTTGCAAGGGTAAGCTCTCCGGGCAAGCGTTCGCCAAGTTTCCATGTGCCGTTTGCAATCTCTTTTTTCAGCTGGGCAATAATTTCAGTGTAATAGGTACCTCTCTCCAGCGGTCGAATCATAAAAACACGCTCCATCAGATTGGCATTTAAAATGTGTTATTGATTATTCTCTTTTTACACTGTCTCATTCTGTAAGCAGAATGTAATCATAGCACACATCAAAAACTCACGCAAGGCATTGAAACGTCGCAAAATATATTATTAATCACTGTGCAGAATAATATCGAGCTAATATCAAACTAACAAAAAGACCGGGAACATATTCCCTAAGCTTTCATGTGTCAGTGGTAGCACAAATTGAATAATTTTATACATTTTATAGGAAAGGGATTTTTGTCGATGGTAAATCGTCAAAGTATTCTACTTACCATTCTCAACAAGGAAGTCAGACCGGCCCTTGGCTGTACGGGACCTGTAGCTGTTGCGTTTGCTGCGGCTGCCGCAAAGGATACTGTAGGCGGCGAACCGAAAAAGGTTCGCATTGTTATGGACAAAGACTCGTACATCAAGAACGTTGCCGTCGGTATCCCAGGTATTGACATGCGTGGTATTGAGATCGCCGCATCGTTGGGCGCTATCGCCGGCGTTTCATCGGCGGGGCTTGAAGTACTCAAGGATGTGACGCCGTCCGATGCAGCAAAAGCCAAGGCCTTCCTGCCGAACGTTGACGTCAAGATTCAGTGGGATTTTGACAGCGTTGGCCTCTATATTGAAGCATGGGTTGCGACAGACAAGGGCGAAGGACACGTGCTTGTCGGCAAAACGCATACGAATATCATTTTCCGCGAATTGAACGGCAAGCTCATTGAAGGACAGTACGAGAAGAACTTTGATTCTGTTGTTGACCGTTCGCATGACACGATCCTTGACTATAAAATCAGCGAGATCATTGACTTCGCGAAACAGGTCCCGATTGAGGAAATCAGCATCTGCCGCGAGGCCATCGGAATGAACAAGATTATCGCCGAGCAGGGGTATAAGCCGGGTGTTGGCGAAAATTTCGGCAACGGAATTCTCGAGATCCCGTGGCCTTCCCCAATTACGAAAGCTAAGAGCTATGCGGCGGCGGCTTCTGATGCTCGCATGCAGGGACTTGAATATCCGACGATGAGTTGCGCAACGAGTGGTAATGTCGGTATCACATGTTCTATGCCGTTAATTTCCATGGGGGAGAGTCTTGGCAAATCGGAAGAAGAGATCATGCGCGCTCTTGCAGCGAGTTTCCTGCTCTGTGTACAGATGAAGAGTCTGATTGGTCGTCTCTCAATGTTCTGCGCGTGCGCGCTGGCGTCGAGTGTCGGTATCGCAGGCGGCATGGTGATGTTGCTAGGCGGTGGCACGAAAGAAGTTGATGGCGCGATACGTAACGTCGTAGGTTCTGTGTTTGGCATTTTGTGTGACGGTGCGAAGCATGGTTGTGCGCTGAAGTTGTCCATGTCCTCCGGCGTCGCGATTGAGAGCTCCTACATGGCGATGAACGGTCACTTTGTCAAGGGCGGCGATGGTTTTGTCTGCAACACAGCGGATGAGACTGTCCGCCTTGTGGGGCGCATGGCCAAGGAAGGCACAGCGGGTGCCGATCAGACGATGTGTCGCCTGCTCTACGAGCGCAACAAGATTGACTCAGCCAAGCCGTCGCAGATGCGTTGCGTCTAAAGTCTTTCCGCTGGCTGGGCGTTGTGCTAGGCCTGCGGTCCCGTTGCGTTGCCGTAACGTTCAAACGTTTTACTCTATTTTGCGTCTATATGGTTTTCAGTTTGACGGTCTTACTTTTCCGCAAGGAGGAATCTGTGCATGAAAACGTTGTTGCTGAGCCAGAAGGAAGCCATGAGCTTGATTACAATGAAAGATGTTGTCGAAATCGTGGAAAAGAACTTCCGCGGCATGGGCGAAGGAAACGTCATCAACCCGACCAAGGTCAACCTTGACCTTGGCGAGACCAGCCCATACCCGCCCTATGCGGGCTACATGAACGCCATGCCGGCCTATATCGGCTGGGAGAACGTTGCCGGCATCAAGTGGGCTGGCGGCGCGCTCGGTAAACGAAAAGCCCTCGGACTGCCCTACATTTCTTCGATGATGTTCCTCGTTGACCCCGTGACGCTCCAGTTCAAGTCCGTCATGGATAGCGCGATGATTACGAATTACCGTACTGGCGCTCAATCTGCCGTTGCAATGAAGTACCTCACGAAGAAGCGGAACATCACGTTCGGTCTGTACGGCGCTGGAATGCAGGCTCGTACGCAGGTTATGGCATTTGCTGAAATCTTTACGCTCAACAAGATCAAGGTGTATGATGTTTACACACCGGCTGCCGAGAAGTTCAAGAAAGATGTTGCTCAGTACGTGAAGAATGGCAACATTGAGATCTGCTCTGTTCCGCGTGACGTGGTCGAAGACTGTGATGCTATTGTCGCTGTCACCCAGGCCCAGAAACCGATCGTCGAAGACAGTTGGATTAGGCCGAAGCAAGTCTTCTTCCCGATGGGCAGCTGGCAGGAGTGCACGGACGAGTTCATTCTCAACGCTGACAAGATCGTCGTTGACCACATCGGCCAGTGCCTACACCGCGGTGCCTTGAAACACGTGGTGTCCGAGGGCAAGTTTTCCGAGAAGGACATCTACTGTACGATCGGCGAACTTGTTGCTGGCAAAAAGAAACTCGCATACGTCGAAGACCGCCCGGCTGAGCGCACGATTTGTATCCCGATTGGCACCGGCGCTCAGGATGTAGCTGTCGGCGGCGTCATCTACCAGCGCGCCATCGCGAAGGGTATCGGTGGCAGCTTCCAGTTCGTGTAAAACCGCTGGACTGAAAAGAGTGATTTCCCGGGCCGCTGCCGGATTCTTGTCCAACCGCCGTGATCAGCGTGGCGCTTCGGCCCCTGCCAAAAGCCTTTAGAACCTGCTGTCGCGCAGGTTTTCCCATAAGGAGGAACGTTTCACATGAAAACCCGTCTGCTGAGCCAGGATATGATCAAGAGCCTCATCACGATGAAAGACGTCGTGGACGTCGTCGAGAAGACATACCACGGCATGGGCGAAGGTACCGTTATTAACCCCGCCAAGGTGAACCTTGACCTTGGCGAAACTGCCGAATACCCGCCGTACAAGGGCTTCATGAACGCCATGCCCGCGTTCATCGGCTTCGAGGACATTGCGGGCCTGAAGTGGGCTGGCGGCAACCTCGGCATGCGTCCGCTCATGGACCTGCCCTATGTCTCTGCCCTGCTTATGCTGGTCGACGCTCCGACGCTCCAGTTTATCGGCGTCATGGACAGCGCTCACATCACGAACTTGCGCACCGGCGCCCAGTCTGCCGTCGCTTCGTGCTATCTCACGAAGAAGCGCAATATTACGCTGGGGCTTTACGGCGCCGGCATGCAGGGGCACACCCAGACCATGGCGTTCGCCGAGCGCTTTACGCTGAACAAGGTCGTCGTGTACGACGTGTTCCCCGCTGCGTCTGAGAAGTACAAGGCCGACTGCGCGCACCTTGTGAAGGACGGCAACATCGTCATCGCGAAGACGCCGGAAGAGGTCTGCAAAGATGCAGACATCATTATCTGCGTCACCCAGTCCAAGGACAAGTATGTCAAGGACGAGTGGATCGGGTCCGGCCAGATTCTGTTCCCGATGGGCTCCTACCAGGAGTGCGAGGACAAGTTCATCAAGAACGCCGACAAAATCATTGTCGACCACATCGAACAGTGCATGCACCGCGGTGCTCTGAGCGGCCTTCATGAGAAAGGCGAGCTCAAGGAGATCGACGTGTATGCTACGATCGGTGAAGTCGTCGCCAACAAGAAGAGTGTCGTCCCGGTCGAAGAGAGCCATGAGCGCATTCTCTGCCTGCCGATCGGCACCGGTTCGATGGACGTTGCTGTTGGCGGCATCGTGCTTGAGCGTGCCAAGGAAAAGGGCGTCGGCGGAGAATACGAATTCGTATAATAATGCAGCGCCTGGGGCTGTCGCGCGATATTTCGTGCCGCAGCCCTTTTTCAGCTCTGTTTTATATTATTAGATAGATTTATATCATGTTTTTCAGCTCGTTTAAGTCATTTTGGAGGAATATCCATGCCTGATTGCAGCATTTGCGGCGCGTGCATCAACAGTGATCGCGGCGGTGCAGACCGACTGCCAAGCCTTTTCGATTCCATTGGACCTGTCATGACCGGTTCGTCCAGCTCCGCCACAGCGGGCGTCCTGCGTATCGGGCGCATGGGACGATTGCTGATCGGAGGCGATCCGGACGCGATCGATCTGTATTTCTACGGCGCGCTCTCGACAACGTACAAAGGCCATGCGAGCGACGGCGCGGTTGTTGCTGGTCTGCTCGGTGAGCTCGAAGACTCCGGCCTGATTGGGAAGATGCTCAGGATTGCCGCCGAACGCGGCATTCCGGTTCACGATCATGTCGACCCCGAATCGACGCGCAACTCGATGACCGTCGACATGGCGCTTGTGCGGAACGGCGTCCATTACCGCATCTCCGGCGTGTCCATAGGCGGCGGCGAGATCGAGATGCAGGAGGTGGACGGCTGGCCCGTCCTGCTCCATGGTTTTGAAGACGGCGCGCTGTTCCTTGCGGACCACTGTTTCAGCCAAAGCGAAGTCGAAGCGTTCCTCAGCCGTTCCGTCCAGTCCGTGACGGCCACAGAGTACGACGGTAAAGCATTCCACACCGTCCTGACCGAGACGGCCCTGACAGAGCCGCAGATAAACGCCCTTCGCGACGCGTCGATCCGCGTTTACCCTCTGCGCAACCTGTGGGATTTTAAACTGAAAGACCCGGTTCCTCTGTTCGACACCTTCGCCAGCTGGCTCGCCCTTGCTGAGAAGACGTCAGCCCCCTCTGCCGCGGAGGAGTATGAAGAGCGCCGGAGCGGCGTGAGCCGCGAGTGGGTGCGCAAAAAGACGCTGACCGCCTGGAATGCCATGAAGGCGGCAGTCGAGAACGGCCTCGCTGGTCATAACCGTCTGCTGGGCGGCCTGACTCCTGGCGACGACGGCGCGAGGCTCAAGAATCTCGTTGACGCGCATCAGAATCTTTCCGGCCCTGTCGTGGGTACAGCAATCGCACGTGCGCTTGCTGTCATGGAGAGTAACGGTTCCATGCGTCAGGTCGTCGCCTGTCCGACGGCAGGCTCCTGCGGTATCATGCCCGGCTGCTTGATGACCGCGGCAGAAAAGCTTGGTTCGAGCGACGACCAGATTATCGACGCTCTCCTGTCCGGCGCAATGACCGGCGTCCTTGTCGCAAAACGCGCTCCCGTTTCCGGTGCCCTTGGCGGGTGCCAGTCCGAGATCGGCGTTTCGTCCGCCATGGCAGCAGCCGCACTGGCTCAGCTGGCCGGCGGATCGGCAAAGCAGGTCCAGGAGGCGTATGCTCTCGCGCTGAAAAATGTCCTTGGGCTCGTGTGCGATCCGGTCGCCGGTCCTGTCGAAGTGCCGTGCATCAAGCGCAACGCTATCGGCGTCGCGAATGCGTTCGCCGCGGCCGACATGGCCCTTGCCGGCATTGAGAGCATCATCCCGCCTGACGAGGTCCTTGACGCCCTGATCAACACACAACAGTATCTGCCCCGTGAGCTTCGCGGCATGATGAGCGGCGGCCTGTGCGCGACGAAAAAAGCTCACGAGCTCAAAGACTGGTGGTACAAAAAGCTCGCGACGATGTAGCGGAGCCAGGCGATTGAAATTTACGATCGAAATTCAGCGTGAAACAGAAAACGTTTTCAACATACGACCGCCCCGCGCGGTTTATTACAAAATATGGAGGAATACATATGAGCATCTGTACCCAGTGTGGTATGTGCACGAACAGCGGCGGCAATACCGACCGTCTTCCGAGCCTTTTTGACTCCATCGGCCCGATCATGACGGGGCCGTCCAGCTCGCATACGGCAGGCATGGTGCGTATCGGGCGCATGTGCCGCCAATTGATTGGCGGCGCACCGGACACGATCGACCTTTACTTCTACGGCGCGCTCTCGATGACGTACAAGGGGCACGCCAGTGACTCCGGCGTCGTTGCGGGCCTGCTGGGCCAGCTTGAGGATTCTCCGGGAATCAAAACGGCGCTCCAGACAGCCAAGGCGCAAGGGATCCCTGTCGTCGTCCATCGTTACCCAGACGACACAAGCCACAGCCCGGCAACTGTCGACACCGAACTGACCCGGAACGGGGAGCGTTATCGGATTGTCGGCCTGACGATCGGCGGCGGCGAAATCCAGATGAGCGAGGTCGACGGTTTTCCTGTCGAACTCTATGGCAGCGAGGACGGCGTTTTGTTCTCCACCTCCAAAGCCTACACCGCTGCCGAGCTCTCTTCCGCTGTCGGAGCGACCTTCCAGTCCTGCGTGTCGACCGTGAATGACGGCGTCTATTTCCACACGGCGATCTCGGACAGGTCCCTGAGCGAGGACGCCATGGCGAAGCTGAAGCTCCTTGCTTCAAAGGTCTATCCTCTGGCCGGCTTGTGGGACTTCAAGCTTGTCAACGCTGAACCGCTCGTGAATAGCTTCGATGAGCTTCTTGCCCGCGCAAAGGCTTCCTCGATCCCCGCGGTGGCCGAGGAATTTGAGGCGAAGCGCAGCGGCGTCACGCGCGAGTGGATTCGCAAAAAGACGCTCGAGGCATGGAAAACCATGAAGGCGTCCGTCGTCGCCGGCCTTGGCAAAAACAACCTTGTGGCCGGCTTCATGCCCGGCGACGACGGTGCGAAGCTCATGAAGCTTGTGAACAAAGGCAAAAATCTCTCAGGCCCCATCGTCGGCACGGCTGTCGCGCGCGCGATCGGCGTCATGGAGGCCAACGGCAGCATGTGCTGTGTCTGCGCTTCGCCAACGGCGGGTTCGTGCGGCGTCATTCCCGGCTGCCTCCTGACCTCTGCCGAGCAGCTCCACTCCAGCGAGGACCAAATCATTGACGCCCTGCTCGTCGCGGCCATGACGGGCGTGCTCATCGCCAAGCGCGCGCCGGTATCGGGCGCTCTTGGCGGTTGTCAGTCTGAAATCGGCGTCGCCAGCGCGATGGCTGCGGCAGGCCTTGTCCAACTTGCCGGAGGAACCCCTTTGCAGTGTTGTGAGGCAATGGCGCTTGCCCTCAAGAACATCCTGGGGCTTATCTGTGACCCCGTAGCAGGACCTGTCGAAATTCCCTGTATCAAGCGTAACGCGATTGGAGTTGGGAATGCCTACGTTGCAGCCGATATGGCACTTGCTGGCATCAGGAGTGTCATTCCATCGGACGAAGTCGTGGATGCCCTGATCAACACACAGCAGCTTCTGCCTCGCGAGCTTCGGGGCACTCTGGTTGGCGGACTTGCCTCGACGAAGACTGCGCGTCAGCTGAAGGACGTATGGTATAAGCGCATGGAAGAGATGGGGTAACAAAAATTGTCTCAATAATACTGTGCTTTGTTTAAAAACAACGTGATTTGTACTCCTTCAACAAAACAACAATGGCGGCAAGATGAAGTTGAAAGCTCGCTGAAGCTGCATGGGCGGCTCTGAAATTCTTCTTGACCGGTGGTTTTCGCAGAATTAAAGAGGCTGTCTCCAAACTGCAGAACTGTCTTTAAAGACGAAGGATACTATTTCGTTCCGTTTACATGCAGTGCCTTAACACTGGATAAATTTCATCGAAGAATAGCAAAGGGCCGCCTTAATTGGCTTTTGAGACGGCCTCTTGCTGTGCGGGAAGCGACAGGAGGAACTATCCGTAAAATTTGCGGTTGAAAAAAATCGAGCTCACTCTTGATGCTGCATGGGGTTGTCTTCGTTTCCCTTGTAAAAGTCGGGACTTCAGGCAGTGGTCTCCCGAACAGATCAGCGCCAGTCTGGGCGGAGCGAAACTCTATTATCCAAAACCGCACCGGCCATGGCAGCGGGGTACGAACGAAAACACCAACGGATTGTTACGGGAATGTTTTCCCAAGAAGAAAGACGTTACGGATATACCTGATGGGGTTATCCAGATGTATGTCAGACGCTTGAACTCTCGACCTCGTAAATGTCTTCACTGGAAATTTCCTTACGAAGTTTTCTACTCTGCCTCGTTGCGCTTGGTTTGATTATTCGCCTTCTAAAGGTCGGGAAGAAAGCCGTCGAGGATCAGGACTA
This is a stretch of genomic DNA from Pyramidobacter piscolens W5455. It encodes these proteins:
- the sdaAA gene encoding L-serine ammonia-lyase, iron-sulfur-dependent, subunit alpha; its protein translation is MPDCSICGACINSDRGGADRLPSLFDSIGPVMTGSSSSATAGVLRIGRMGRLLIGGDPDAIDLYFYGALSTTYKGHASDGAVVAGLLGELEDSGLIGKMLRIAAERGIPVHDHVDPESTRNSMTVDMALVRNGVHYRISGVSIGGGEIEMQEVDGWPVLLHGFEDGALFLADHCFSQSEVEAFLSRSVQSVTATEYDGKAFHTVLTETALTEPQINALRDASIRVYPLRNLWDFKLKDPVPLFDTFASWLALAEKTSAPSAAEEYEERRSGVSREWVRKKTLTAWNAMKAAVENGLAGHNRLLGGLTPGDDGARLKNLVDAHQNLSGPVVGTAIARALAVMESNGSMRQVVACPTAGSCGIMPGCLMTAAEKLGSSDDQIIDALLSGAMTGVLVAKRAPVSGALGGCQSEIGVSSAMAAAALAQLAGGSAKQVQEAYALALKNVLGLVCDPVAGPVEVPCIKRNAIGVANAFAAADMALAGIESIIPPDEVLDALINTQQYLPRELRGMMSGGLCATKKAHELKDWWYKKLATM
- the sdaAA gene encoding L-serine ammonia-lyase, iron-sulfur-dependent, subunit alpha — protein: MSICTQCGMCTNSGGNTDRLPSLFDSIGPIMTGPSSSHTAGMVRIGRMCRQLIGGAPDTIDLYFYGALSMTYKGHASDSGVVAGLLGQLEDSPGIKTALQTAKAQGIPVVVHRYPDDTSHSPATVDTELTRNGERYRIVGLTIGGGEIQMSEVDGFPVELYGSEDGVLFSTSKAYTAAELSSAVGATFQSCVSTVNDGVYFHTAISDRSLSEDAMAKLKLLASKVYPLAGLWDFKLVNAEPLVNSFDELLARAKASSIPAVAEEFEAKRSGVTREWIRKKTLEAWKTMKASVVAGLGKNNLVAGFMPGDDGAKLMKLVNKGKNLSGPIVGTAVARAIGVMEANGSMCCVCASPTAGSCGVIPGCLLTSAEQLHSSEDQIIDALLVAAMTGVLIAKRAPVSGALGGCQSEIGVASAMAAAGLVQLAGGTPLQCCEAMALALKNILGLICDPVAGPVEIPCIKRNAIGVGNAYVAADMALAGIRSVIPSDEVVDALINTQQLLPRELRGTLVGGLASTKTARQLKDVWYKRMEEMG